In Cryptomeria japonica chromosome 10, Sugi_1.0, whole genome shotgun sequence, a genomic segment contains:
- the LOC131859122 gene encoding uncharacterized protein LOC131859122, whose product MDSSPQFSFKLNFDGDAKGNPGKSGIGVVLFDHNTMIVKAVGKFIGVGSNNSAEFQTLSFGLDLAISLGIKDIIIEGDSMLVFQSVSTKKCASWHLQYLLDRILAQLKCFSTFTISHCYREINVIADYLANRAVVESAEYLEVPPWDIPTSCISILY is encoded by the coding sequence ATGGATTCCTCCCCCCAATTctcatttaaattaaattttgatggggatGCTAAGGGTAATCCGGGCAAGTCGGGGATTGGGGTGGTCCTCTTTGATCATAATACTATGATTGTTAAAGCTGTGGGTAAATTTATTGGCGTTGGCTCTAACAATTCTGCTGAATTTCAGACATTATCTTTTGGTCTTGATCTTGCCATCTCTTTGGGCATCAAGGATAttatcattgaaggggattcaatgttGGTCTTTCAGTCAGTCTCTACTAAGAAATGTGCTTCCTGGCATTTACAGTACTTGTTAGATCGAATTCTTGCACAATTGAAGTGTTTTTCTACCTTTACTATATCACATTGTTATAGGGAAATAAATGTTATTGCAGATTATTTGGCTAACAGGGCTGTTGTTGAAAGTGCTGAGTATCTGGAAGTCCCCCCTTGGGATATTCCTACTTCTTGCATTAGTATCCTTTATTAA